A region of the Gammaproteobacteria bacterium genome:
ATCCCCGGCCAGGTCGCTCTGATAGGATTCCACCAGCTGGCGCCGCAGGCCGGTCCCGACGATGACCACCATGGCGGCGACCAGGATGCCCACCACCGCTACGAAGCCCAGGAACAGACCGTGGTGCGCGCGCAGCTTCATGGCGTACCCGGGCTATCCCTCCGCGTCGGGAAGCCGGAACTGATAGCCAAAGCCGCGCACGGTCTCGACCCAGTCGCCCACCTCCTCGAGCTTGGTGCGCAGCCGGCGGATGTGCATGTCCACCGTGCGCGTGTGGATATAGCCGGACACTCCGGGCCCCACCTCCCAGGCGGACTCAAGCAATTGCCGGCGGCTCTGGGTTCGCCCGCGGCGCTCGACCAGCACCCGAAGCAGCCGGAACTCCGTGGGCGTCAGGTTCAGTTCGCGGCCGTCGAGGGTCACCTGGTGGCCGGTCAGGTCGATGGCGAGGGGACCTGCGCGCAGGATCTGTCCCGCGCCGCCGGTGTGGGTGGACCGGGCGCGCCGCAGAATGGAGCGCACCCGCAGAATCAGCTCGCGCGGGCTGAAGGGCTTGGTGAGGTAGTCGTCCGCACCCATCTCCAGCCCCTCGATGCGGTCCTCCTGCTCGCGCTTGGCGGTGAGCATGAGCACGGGCAGGTGGCGGGTCGCGGCCCTGCGGCGAATGGTGCGCAGGACCTCGTCGCCCGACTCCCCCGGAAGCAGGCGGTCCAGGACGACGATGTCCGGCATCTCGCGGTCGATGGAAGAGAGCGCCGAGGTCCCCCTCGACACCGTTTCCACCCGCAGCCCGTCGCGGGTCAGCTGGTACGCAACCAGCGCCGCGATGTCGGCTTCATCCTCGACCACGAGCACGCGTGGCGGGGGATCGGACGCATCGCGGGATTCGACCTCCGGCTGATTCGTCACCGCGTCAAGTCGTTCCACACTTCATCGTACCACAGACGGGCGCGCCTCGGAAGCTCGTCCGAGTAGCGACGCTAGTCCTCCACCATGTACGCCAGGCACCAGGCGCCCAGCCCGACGTGGGTGGCGAAGATCGGTGCCGCGGGCCCGGTGAGGATGTCGACCTCGCCGTAGCGCGCCCGCAGTGCGGCCGACACCTTCTCGATGATCTCGGGATACCCGACGTGCACCACGCCGAAGCGCAGCTTCTTCGCTCCGGCCGGGATGCGGTCTTCCAGGAGCCCCATCACCGCCGGAAGAACCTTCCGACGGCCGATCACCTTGCCGACCGGACCGACCTTCCCCTCATCGGTCAGCGACAGGATGGGCTTCACGCCCAGCATGCCCCCGACCCACGCCTGCCCCTTGCCGACGCGGCCGGAATGCAGCAGGCGGTCGAAGGTGTCCACGGTGGCGAAGATGCCCGACTGGTCGCGCACCCGGGCGAGCTCGGCCAGAATCTCTTCGGCGGACATCCCGCTCTCCGCGAGCTCGGCCGCCTTGAGCACCATCAGCCCCTCGAGCACCGACACGCCTCGCGAATCGAAGAGATGCACCGGCACCCCGTCGAAGGTGCGCGCCGCGGCCTCCGCCGAACCGAAGGTGCCCGACACGCCGCTGCCCAGCAGGACGCCCAGGATGCGGTCGCCGTCCTCGGCGGCCCGGGTGAACCCGTCCACGAAGGCCTGCGGCGGAGGCTGGGAGGTGGTGGGGAGCTCCCCATCGGCGTCGCGCATCTTCTCGTGGAAGTCGTCGGCAGTGATGT
Encoded here:
- a CDS encoding response regulator transcription factor, which encodes MERLDAVTNQPEVESRDASDPPPRVLVVEDEADIAALVAYQLTRDGLRVETVSRGTSALSSIDREMPDIVVLDRLLPGESGDEVLRTIRRRAATRHLPVLMLTAKREQEDRIEGLEMGADDYLTKPFSPRELILRVRSILRRARSTHTGGAGQILRAGPLAIDLTGHQVTLDGRELNLTPTEFRLLRVLVERRGRTQSRRQLLESAWEVGPGVSGYIHTRTVDMHIRRLRTKLEEVGDWVETVRGFGYQFRLPDAEG